In the genome of Ictalurus furcatus strain D&B chromosome 13, Billie_1.0, whole genome shotgun sequence, one region contains:
- the ep300a gene encoding histone acetyltransferase p300 isoform X1 gives MAENVLESGPPSAKRPKLSSPALSASASDGNDFSSLFDLEHDLPDELISSSDLAVANGGDLGQLHTSLGGGGVAIGGLGGVGTAGQDAAAKHKQLSELLRSGAPPVAAQQQQGGSPAGASMGLMGSMKASPGPQNMMPQGQQHLSPQQANLLQQQQMAGMMGGINRTMLVPQKGSGQQQQGAPTPQQQGMMGGQMMNGTPRMGYPNPGMGSNSNLLAETLQQQAAGGQSGLRAPQPGVLNKMGMMGGAGTYGGPYNPNAGQSLSGGGLAPQLMNKPGLTNSLAQFNMDKKPQPMSGMPSMASQQSTAGSTGGAAGIVPNAQGGLGPSSAASVGAGVPPTADPEKRKLIQQQLVLLLHAHKCQRREQANGEIRQCNLPHCRTMKNVLNHMTHCQAGKSCQVAHCASSRQIISHWKNCTRHDCPVCLPLKNAGDKRNQQCESLLSTANVGLGSALGTASGGPHSAPNLNTPGQIDPSSIERAYAALGLTYQSNQVPSQPAQQTPRPLNTMGGNPMGVNGAVGVQPQSQPSNLLQDPMLHVNMNAQNLLNDGSSVGNMGSLPVATPAAGPGMRKNWHEDITQDLRNHLVHKLVQAIFPTPDPAALKDRRMENLVAYARKVEGDMYESANSRAEYYHLLAEKIYKIQKELEEKRRMRLQKQGMMPGMLPAGMQQGPPGMGQQGPPPGLPPILSVDGPLSDPSMVRPTGPNQMVNRMQNPAGMNPFNQIQPMGQRSTPPLPLGTPLNQMPMGPSRMAPPNVAQMQNQYLPSGQFQGSSPMHGTGPVGMAQPGPQGGMAQHAPIPTPPLLPASSPLAQPASVGGVGSGASVGSLGTNNGVGVPPSSSPSHSISLSHCPAVRQSSPSPARSRTPTPHLTPPPSLPGSQTPQPHTPSLPHLNLGAGQQQLPQPANTDKAMQLQQPVGGAPSTPNAALAPQHPPTPLSQKGSLPVDGQAATPASVSSVEASSQQAPSDVTGILEPKTEHEDEEEEADEESSMMGGRTGKKGDIKAEEMPEIKKEEPSSDGCKSIPMETSMAAGEDKKPELKTEPKEGDVGLGTPGTPAGTSNKKKLFKPEELRQALMPTLECLYRQDPESLPFRQPVDPSLLGIPDYFDIVKNPMDLSTIKRKLDTGQYQEPWQYVDDICLMFNNAWLYNRKTSRVYKYCSKLAEVFEQEIDPVMQSLGYCCGRKREFSPQTLCCYGKQLCTIPRDAAYFSYQNRYHFCEKCFNEIQGESVSLGDDPSQPQTSINKDQFEKKKNDTLDPELFVECMDCGRKMHQICVLHNDTIWPIGFVCNECLKKSNKNRKDNKYSAKRLPQTKLGNYLETRVNEFLKRQNHPESGDVTIRVVHVSEKVVEVKPGMKSRFVDSGEMPESFPYKSKALFAFEDIDGADVCFFGMHVQEYSSDCPHPNQRRVYISYLDSVHFFQPRCLRTAVYHEILIGYLEYVKKLGFTTGHIWACPPSEGDDYIFHCHPADQKIPKPKRLQEWYKKMLDKAVAERIVHDYKDIFKQATEDRLTSAKELPYFEGDFWPNVLEESIKELEQEEEERKREENSTSCESVDATKGDSKNAKKKNNKKTSKNKSSLSRANKKKPGMPNVSNDLSQKLYATMEKHKEVFFVIRLIAGPISNALPPIMDPDPLMACDLMDGRDAFLTLARDKHLEFSSLRRSKWSSMCMLVELHNQSQDRFVYTCNECKHHVETRFHCTVCEDYDLCITCYNTKGHEHKMEKLGLGLDDESNSQAATSMQSPGDSRRLSIQRCIQSLVHACQCRNANCSLPSCQKMKRVVQHTKGCKRKTNGGCPICKQLIALCCYHAKHCQENKCPVPFCLNIKQKLRQQQLQHRVQQAQMLRRRVASMQRTGQPLIGGNEGLPSPSNNGTTGPGTPTQSTPSPALQPPTQQCPTPVPQPGVAGGPQQQQQLAGMVQHPQFQQLPAGGGMMNSPQQQMAQQQQPPQTPSIQQLQHPNSLPPYVQRPPGSSPLSQSMGKPGMGPASLPQQQQSNPGQSTFPSQQPSGPPPAALEMALKIQRVAETQRQMAKQKSLQMNQGPGMMAPHTLHQSPQAQNPMGLNHPGAGMVGPQGLQTQTQSTVARAQMEQQQCVVGAGMQQQGGPQNQLPPPVQMPQAPQGGPQLQPPQQQWGTPSIPPQQRPGMLSQMGHAGMVAGQQPPQMVQQQLPQQGQPRVMGMMAGPGGASNPGIGSGGLLQSALQDLLGALRSPSSPLQQQQVLKILRSNPQLMATFVKQRVPKYLGRGGPGAGGAGPATMESQQLNVNTGGTQPGMHMGQGTGMPPTNPLQQQQQQLQQRSLMGVNMQQQQQMALQQQHGVMPGQGSNMTGMSPQFKEFMRKHLQQQQMGNLGQFQHPQSQQQQGYLAQPGMPSQQPGQAQAGGLPQQQGGPQAGLQQNYSGSMSPQVAAALQQRLQQQQQQNAMSGLQGSDGGSSLQQQQLQPPQGGSQPQPSQAIIQQALHQRLLQQQQQQQQQQQQHHLGGGSPAQHNNPMSPQQPMSQSPHLQGHQLSTSLSNQVRSPQPSPRPQSLPPNSSPSPRMQPQPSPHRISPQTQTGSPHPGHLPPHHTGMVAPPLPQPSSQQQQQANALDQAPFGSDQNAMLSQLGGMGPLHGQGANDMLAGSNQDMGTNHSSLNLM, from the exons ATGGCTGAGAACGTTCTGGAGTCTGGCCCGCCTTCAGCCAAGAGGCCTAAACTATCTTCTCCGGCACTTTCTGCCTCCGCCAGCGATGGAAACG acTTTAGCTCACTCTTTGACCTGGAGCATGACCTGCCAGATGAGCTCATCAGCTCCTCTGACCTAGCTGTGGCGAATGGAGGGGACCTAGGGCAGCTCCACACCAGTTTAGGTGGAGGCGGTGTAGCAATCGGTGGGCTTGGAGGGGTTGGCACTGCTGGCCAGGATGCAGCTGCCAAGCACAAACAACTCTCTGAGCTGCTCCGATCGGGAGCACCGCCTGTAGCAGCGCAACAGCAGCAAGGAGGCAGTCCAGCTGGGGCATCTATGGGGCTTATGGGGAGCATGAAGGCATCTCCAGGACCCCAGAACATGATGCCTCAGGGGCAGCAGCACCTCTCCCCTCAGCAGGCCAACCTACTTCAACAGCAACAGATGGCAGGAATGATGGGTGGCATAAACAGAACTATGCTTGTACCTCAGAAAGGTAGTGGTCAGCAGCAACAAGGGGCCCCTACACCTCAGCAGCAAGGCATGATGGGAGGACAGATGATGAATGGAACACCTAGAATGGGCTACCCCAATCCAGGCATGGGCAGTAACAGTAACCTGCTGGCTGAGACCCTACAGCAGCAGGCAGCAGGAGGCCAAAGTGGACTAAGAGCACCGCAGCCTGGAGTATTAAACAAG ATGGGGATGATGGGAGGTGCAGGCACCTATGGGGGCCCCTATAATCCAAATGCAGGTCAGAGTCTGAGTGGTGGAGGGCTTGCACCGCAGCTCATGAACAAACCAGGTTTAACCAACAGCTTGGCCCAATTCAACATGGACAAAAAACCCCAGCCTATGTCAGGCATGCCGTCCATG GCTTCCCAGCAGTCAACAGCTGGTAGTACTGGAGGGGCAGCAGGGATTGTACCTAATGCCCAGGGAGGGCTTGGTCCATCATCAGCTGCATCAGTAGGAGCAGGAGTTCCTCCTACCGCTGACCCAGAAAAGCGCAAACTCATACAACAGCAGCTGGTTCTCCTGCTCCATGCCCACAAATGCCAGCGGCGGGAGCAGGCTAATGGGGAGATACGCCAGTGCAACCTGCCCCACTGCCGCACTATGAAGAACGTCCTCAACCACATGACGCACTGCCAGGCTGGCAAATCCTGCCAGG TGGCACACTGTGCCTCATCACGACAGATCATCTCCCATTGGAAGAACTGTACGAGGCATGACTGCCCTGTGTGTTTGCCACTGAAGAATGCAGGAGATAAGAGGAATcaacagtgtgagt CCCTACTAAGCACTGCTAATGTGGGCTTAGGCAGTGCTTTGGGTACAGCATCAGGTGGCCCACACAGTGCTCCCAATCTTAACACTCCAGGTCAGATAGACCCCAGCTCCATTGAGAGAGCCTATGCTGCTCTGGGACTCACGTACCAGAGTAACCAGGTACCCTCACAGCCTGCCCAACAAACACCTAGGCCACTCAACACTATGG GTGGCAACCCAATGGGTGTGAATGGGGCTGTTGGTGTACAACCACAGAGTCAACCATCTAACCTTCTTCAAGATCCTATGTTGCATGTCAACATGAATGCTCAAAA TCTGTTAAATGATGGTAGTAGTGTGGGCAATATGGGATCACTGCCTGTGGCCACTCCAGCTGCTGGTCCTGGCATGAGAAAGAACTGGCATGAGGACATCACCCAGGATCTGCGCAACCATCTCGTCCACAAACT TGTCCAGGCCATCTTCCCTACCCCAGATCCAGCTGCACTGAAGGACCGGCGCATGGAGAATCTAGTGGCTTATGCTCGTAAAGTAGAGGGGGACATGTATGAATCTGCAAACAGCAGG GCTGAGTACTACCACTTGCTAGCAGAGAAGATCTACAAGATACAGAAGGAACTGGAAGAGAAGCGGCGGATGAGGTTGCAGAAACAGGGTATGATGCCTGGAATGCTTCCTGCTGGGATGCAGCAGGGACCCCCTGGCATGGGGCAGCAAGGACCACCACCAGGACTTCCCCCAA TTCTCTCTGTAGATGGCCCTCTATCCGATCCATCCATGGTGCGGCCCACTGGACCAAATCAGATGGTTAACAGGATGCAGAACCCTGCTG GAATGAATCCATTTAATCAAATACAGCCCATGGGTCAGAgatccactcctccacttccACTTGGTACGCCCCTCAACCAG ATGCCTATGGGGCCTTCAAGGATGGCACCACCTAATGTTGCACAAATGCAGAATCAGTATCTACCATCCGGCCAGTTTCAGGGTTCAAGCCCAATGCATGGTACTGGGCCAGTTGGTATGGCACAACCTGGCCCTCAGGGTGGCATGGCCCAG catgCTCCAATTCCGACACCTCCATTGCTGCCAGCCAGTAGTCCTTTAGCCCAGCCTGCCTCGGTTGGGGGAGTGGGAAGCGGGGCATCAGTGGGCTCTCTAGGCACCAACAATGGGGTCGGAGTGCCTCCGTCATCCTCCCCCTCTCATTCCATCAGCCTTTCGCACTGTCCAGCTGTCCGGCAGAGCTCTCCCTCTCCAGCACGCAGCCGCACACCAACTCCACACCTCACACCGCCTCCAAGCCTACCAGGTTCACAGACTCCACAGCCTCACACCCCCAGTTTGCCCCACTTAAACCTGGGTGCTGGTCAGCAGCAGCTACCTCAGCCTGCTAACACTGACAAAGCCATGCAACTACAGCAGCCGGTAGGTGGGGCTCCCTCAACACCAAATGCTGCTCTTGCACCTCAGCATCCTCCCACTCCA TTGTCTCAGAAGGGCTCTCTGCCAGTAGATGGCCAGGCTGCTACTCCTGCTTCTGTAAGCAGTGTTGAGGCATCCTCCCAGCAGGCACCCTCTGATGTTACTGGCATTCTTGAGCCTAAGACTGAGcatgaggatgaggaagaagaggcGGATGAGGAATCCTCAATGATGGGAGGGAGAACTGGCAAGAAAGGAGATATAAAGGCTGAGGAAATGCCTGAG ATAAAGAAGGAGGAGCCTTCAAGTGATGGATGTAAAAGTATTCCCATGGAAACATCTATGGCAGCAGGGGAGGACAAAAAGCCTGAACTGAAAACTGAGCCTAAAGAAGGTGATGTTGGTTTAGGAACCCCTGGCACTCCAGCTGGAACATCTAATAAAAAGAAAC TCTTCAAACCTGAGGAGTTGAGACAGGCCCTAATGCCCACACTGGAGTGTCTCTATCGTCAGGACCCGGAGTCTCTCCCCTTCCGCCAGCCTGTGGATCCATCACTCCTGGGAATACCT GATTATTTTGACATTGTAAAGAATCCTATGGACTTGTCTACTATAAAACGCAAACTTGACACGGGCCAGTATCAGGAGCCGTGGCAATATGTGGATGACATCTGCCTCATGTTCAACAATGCCTGGCTGTACAATCGCAAGACTTCACGTGTATACAAGTACTGCTCCAAACTGGCCGAGGTGTTCGAGCAAGAGATAGACCCTGTCATGCAGAGCCTTGGTTATTGCTGTGGGAGAAAG CGGGAATTCTCCCCTCAAACTCTGTGCTGCTACGGCAAGCAGCTTTGCACTATACCTCGAGATGCTGCTTACTTTAGCTACCAGAACAG GTACCACTTCTGTGAGAAGTGTTTCAACGAGATCCAGGGTGAAAGCGTGTCCCTAGGGGATGACCCATCCCAGCCGCAGAC GTCAATCAACAAGGACCAGtttgaaaagaagaagaatgacaCACTTGACCCTGAGTT ATTTGTAGAATGTATGGACTGTGGGCGTAAAATGCATCAGATCTGTGTTCTGCACAATGACACTATTTGGCCTATAGG CTTTGTTTGTAACGAGTGTCTGAAAAAGTCCAACAAGAACCGCAAAGATAATAAATATTCTGCTAAAA GGCTGCCCCAGACTAAACTGGGCAACTACTTAGAAACTCGTGTTAATGAATTTCTGAAGCGCCAAAACCACCCAGAATCTGGTGATGTCACTATTCGTGTTGTCCATGTCTCTGAGAAGGTTGTAGAAGTCAAACCAGGAATGAAATCCAG ATTTGTGGACAGTGGAGAGATGCCAGAGTCCTTCCCATATAAATCCAAAGCTCTGTTTGCCTTTGAGGACATTGATGGTGCTGATGTCTGCTTTTTTGGCATGCATGTGCAGGAATACAGCTCAGATTGTCCACACCCTAATCAAAG ACGAGTATACATATCCTACTTGGACAGTGTGCACTTTTTTCAGCCACGTTGTTTGAGAACAGCAGTATACCATGAGATTCTTATTGGGTATCTGGAGTATGTCAAAAAATTAGG GTTTACTACAGGCCACATTTGGGCCTGCCCTCCCAGTGAGGGAGATGACTACATCTTCCACTGTCACCCTGCAGACCAAAAGATACCCAAGCCTAAGCGACTACAGGAGTGGTACAAGAAGATGCTGGATAAAGCTGTGGCAGAGCGCATTGTACATGACTATAAG GACATCTTCAAGCAGGCGACTGAGGATCGTCTCACTAGTGCCAAAGAGCTGCCTTATTTTGAGGGTGATTTCTGGCCCAATGTGCTTGAAGAGAGCATTAAGGAgctggagcaggaggaggaggagagaaaacGGGAGGAGAACAGTACTTCCTGTGAAAGTGTAGAT GCTACAAAGGGTGACAGCAAGAACGCcaagaaaaagaacaataaaaagacGAGCAAGAACAAGAGCAGTCTGAGCCGAGCCAACAAAAAGAAGCCAGGGATGCCAAACGTGTCGAATGACCTGTCACAAAAACTTTATGCCACCATGGAGAAGCATAAAGAG gtGTTCTTTGTCATCCGGCTGATTGCTGGGCCCATTTCCAATGCTCTTCCACCAATCATGGACCCCGATCCGTTAATGGCATGTGACCTGATGGATGGACGAGATGCTTTCCTTACACTGGCACGAGACAAACACCTGGAGTTTTCCTCGTTAAGGCGGTCCAAATGGAGTTCCATGTGTATGCTGGTAGAGCTGCACAACCAGAGCCAAGATCGATTCGTCTATACCTGTAATGAATGCAAACACCATGTTGAGACCCGCTTCCACTGCACTGTATGTGAG GATTATGACCTTTGCATCACTTGCTACAATACAAAGGGTCATGAGCACAAGATGGAGAAGCTGGGCCTGGGTCTGGATGATGAGAGCAACAGCCAAGCTGCAACCTCCATGCAGAGTCCTGGTGACTCACGCCGTCTTAGCATTCAGCGCTGCATTCAGTCTCTGGTACATGCTTGCCAGTGTCGCAATGCCAACTGCTCACTTCCATCCtgtcaaaagatgaaaagagtGGTCCAGCATACCAAGGGCTGCAAGCGTAAAACTAATGGTGGTTGTCCTATCTGCAAGCAGCTTATTGCACTTTGCTGTTACCATGCTAAACACTGCCAAGAGAACAAGTGTCCTGTGCCTTTCTGCCTAAACATCAAGCAGAAACTGCGTCAACAGCAGCTCCAGCACCGGGTTCAGCAGGCCCAGATGCTTCGGAGAAGGGTGGCTAGCATGCAAAGAACAGGCCAGCCACTAATTGGTGGAAATGAAGGGTTGCCATCACCCAGCAATAATGGTACTACTGGACCTGGGACACCCACACAAAGTACTCCATCTCCTGCCCTACAGCCACCCACTCAGCAATGTCCAACTCCTGTCCCCCAGCCTGGAGTTGCAGGAGgtccacagcagcagcagcaacttGCAGGAATGGTGCAGCATCCTCAATTCCAGCAGCTACCTGCCGGTGGTGGGATGATGAACTCTCCACAGCAACAGATGGCTCAACAACAGCAACCACCACAGACACCCTCCATACAGCAGCTTCAGCATCCCAACAGCCTTCCTCCATATGTGCAAAGACCTCCAGGTTCCTCTCCACTTTCTCAGTCTATGGGGAAACCTGGTATGGGCCCAGCTAGTCTACCCCAGCAACAACAGTCAAACCCAGGTCAGTCAACATTTCCCTCACAGCAGCCCTCTGGTCCTCCTCCTGCAGCCCTGGAAATGGCCTTGAAGATTCAGCGAGTGGCAGAGACTCAAAGGCAAATGGCTAAACAAAAAAGCCTGCAGATGAATCAAGGACCAGGGATGATGGCCCCACACACCCTGCACCAGAGCCCTCAGGCTCAAAACCCAATGGGTCTGAACCATCCTGGAGCAGGGATGGTGGGGCCCCAGGGATTACAAACCCAGACACAATCCACTGTAGCCAGGGCTCAAATGGAGCAACAGCAGTGTGTGGTAGGAGCTGGCATGCAGCAACAAGGAGGGCCTCAAAACCAACTTCCTCCTCCGGTGCAAATGCCACAAGCTCCACAGGGTGGACCTCAGCTCCAACCTCCACAGCAGCAGTGGGGTACCCCTAGCATACCCCCTCAGCAGAGACCAGGAATGTTGAGTCAAATGGGTCATGCAGGAATGGTTGCTGGGCAACAACCACCACAGATGGTGCAGCAGCAGCTTCCACAACAGGGGCAACCAAGAGTGATGGGTATGATGGCTGGCCCAGGTGGAGCTTCAAACCCAGGAATTGGCAGTGGAGGTCTCCTTCAGAGTGCCTTGCAAGACCTTCTTGGAGCTCTGCGTTCCCCCAGTTCCCCCCTTCAACAGCAACAGGTCCTGAAAATATTGCGCTCAAATCCTCAGCTTATGGCAACATTTGTCAAGCAGCGTGTGCCGAAATACCTTGGAAGAGGTGGGCCTGGTGCTGGAGGTGCAGGCCCAGCAACCATGGAAAGCCAGCagctaaatgtaaatacagggGGCACTCAACCAGGTATGCACATGGGTCAAGGGACTGGCATGCCCCCTACGAACCCActtcagcagcagcaacaacaacttCAACAGCGTTCCCTTATGGGTGTGAatatgcagcagcagcagcaaatgGCTTTGCAGCAGCAACATGGTGTTATGCCTGGTCAAGGCTCAAACATGACCGGTATGTCACCCCAGTTCAAAGAATTCATGAGGAAACatttgcagcagcagcagatggGAAACCTTGGTCAGTTTCAGCATCcgcaatcacaacagcagcaagGTTATCTTGCCCAGCCTGGGATGCCGTCTCAGCAGCCAGGTCAAGCTCAAGCTGGTGGACTGCCGCAGCAGCAAGGAGGACCGCAGGCTGGGCTTCAACAGAATTATTCAGGATCCATGTCTCCACAGGTGGCAGCAGCCTTACAACAGAgattgcagcagcagcagcaacagaaTGCCATGAGTGGACTCCAAGGGAGTGATGGTGGTAGTTCACTTCAACAGCAGCAACTACAGCCCCCTCAAGGTGGTTCTCAGCCTCAGCCTTCCCAGGCCATTATCCAGCAAGCACTGCACCAAAGGCtcctccagcagcagcagcagcagcagcagcagcagcagcagcatcatcTAGGTGGTGGGTCTCCTGCTCAGCATAATAATCCCATGAGCCCTCAACAGCCAATGTCCCAGTCTCCGCATTTACAGGGCCACCAACTTTCCACTTCTCTTAGCAACCAAGTGAGGTCACCCCAGCCATCGCCACGACCCCAGTCTCTGCCACCAAACTCTAGTCCATCTCCTCGCATGCAACCCCAGCCTTCTCCACACCGCATCTCCCCCCAAACACAAACAGGCTCTCCACATCCTGGTCATCTTCCCCCACATCACACTGGCATGGTAGCACCTCCACTTCCACAACCATCATCTCAACAGCAACAACAGGCTAATGCTTTGGACCAAGCCCCATTTGGGTCAGACCAGAATGCCATGCTTTCACAGCTTGGTGGAATGGGGCCCCTGCATGGGCAAGGAGCTAATGACATGTTGGCTGGCAGCAACCAAGACATGGGGACAAATCACAGCTCATTAAATTTAATGTAG